A genomic window from Thiomonas arsenitoxydans includes:
- a CDS encoding IS5-like element ISThsp6 family transposase (programmed frameshift): MPETLPRHDLSDRHWELLEPHLPGRAGVWGGVARDNRQFINAVFWILRTGAPWRDLPVSYGGWKNTHRRFCRWRDKGIWESLLEQCIDEPDFEWIMIDASHCKVHPHAAGARGGNQAMSRTQGGFNTKIHLAVDAHGLPLRAVITEGTRADCAEAERLMDGFKMDYLLADKGYDSDAIVAHAQAQGAQAVIPPRKHRKPPRTYDKALYKLRHLVENAFLHLKRWRGIATRYAKNVASFVAAVQIRCLALWLQIL; encoded by the exons ATGCCCGAGACGCTTCCTCGACACGATCTATCAGATCGGCACTGGGAATTGCTCGAACCCCACTTGCCTGGACGAGCGGGAGTTTGGGGCGGGGTTGCGCGGGACAACCGCCAATTCATCAACGCCGTGTTCTGGATTCTTCGCACCGGTGCGCCGTGGCGAGACCTGCCGGTTTCGTACGGTGGGTGGAAAAACACCCATCGGCGTTTTTGCCGCTGGCGCGACAAGGGCATTTGGGAGTCGCTCCTGGAGCAGTGCATTGATGAGCCCGATTTCGAGTGGATCATGATCGATGCCAGTCACTGCAAGGTTCATCCGCACGCAGCGGGTGCGCGGGGTGGCAATCAGGCGATGAGCCGCACACAAGGGGGCT TCAACACCAAGATACATCTGGCCGTGGATGCGCATGGTCTGCCGCTCCGAGCGGTTATTACAGAAGGTACCCGAGCGGATTGTGCAGAGGCTGAGCGGTTGATGGACGGGTTCAAGATGGACTACCTGCTTGCCGACAAAGGCTACGACAGTGACGCCATCGTGGCGCATGCCCAAGCGCAAGGCGCGCAAGCCGTGATTCCGCCACGCAAGCACCGCAAGCCACCCCGCACGTATGACAAAGCACTCTACAAACTACGTCACCTGGTCGAGAACGCCTTCCTGCATCTCAAGCGGTGGCGGGGCATCGCCACGCGCTACGCGAAAAACGTCGCCTCATTCGTTGCCGCCGTGCAAATTCGCTGCCTTGCCCTCTGGCTGCAAATCTTGTGA
- a CDS encoding FixH family protein, whose protein sequence is MQTAASRPWYREPWPWFLIALPLIAVLASVYTIYLASRTPDSLVTDHYYKKGLAVGGDIQRERHAQALHLSGQISIAAGRIDLKLNQQIAPDTLHLMLRHPLSKQKDVQIDLHRGASGTYSAFSPPIEPVRYRVHVETADWRLAGVWIPGTTLTLEPGV, encoded by the coding sequence ATGCAAACCGCCGCTTCCCGCCCCTGGTACCGTGAGCCATGGCCCTGGTTTTTGATCGCGCTTCCCCTGATCGCGGTTTTGGCCAGTGTCTACACCATCTATCTGGCCAGCCGCACCCCCGACAGCCTGGTGACCGACCACTACTACAAAAAGGGGCTCGCGGTAGGCGGCGACATTCAGCGCGAGCGACATGCCCAGGCCCTGCATCTTTCGGGACAGATTTCGATCGCAGCCGGGCGCATTGACCTCAAGCTCAACCAGCAGATCGCTCCCGACACCCTGCACTTGATGTTGCGTCATCCCTTGTCCAAGCAGAAAGACGTGCAGATCGACTTGCACCGCGGCGCCTCAGGTACTTACAGCGCCTTCTCACCACCCATTGAGCCCGTGCGTTACCGCGTGCATGTGGAAACGGCAGACTGGCGCCTCGCGGGTGTCTGGATTCCGGGGACGACGCTGACGCTCGAACCGGGTGTCTGA
- the ccoN gene encoding cytochrome-c oxidase, cbb3-type subunit I produces MSDLTLKQTYNYALVRKFTVMTLVWAVVGMLVGVFIAVQLVFPDMTYGMEWLSWGRLRPLHTNAVIFGFGGTALFATSYYIVQRTCQVPLFAPKLAEFTFWGWTAVIVLCAITYPLGITSGKEYAEQEWPISLLIVVTWVAYAVVFFGTIMKRKTPHIYVANWFFGAYIITIALLYIVNNIKLPISLLSWKSYSVYGGAQDAMIQWWYGHNAVGFFLTTSFLGMMYYFIPKQAERPIYSYRLSIVHFWALIFTYMWAGPHHLLYTALPDWTQSLGMVFSLILLAPSWGGMINGMMTLSGAWYKLREDPILKFLITALSFYGMSTFEGPMLSVKTVSALGHYTDWIIGHVHSGAMGWVGMITMGSLYYLIPRLWGQTQMWSKRLIEVHFWTATIGVVLYIASLWVAGVTEGLMWRAMQADGSLTYSFIESVKAVIPLYVIRAIGGSIYLFGMCLMVYNAYRTIRQGKPVDAPVPALSVAHA; encoded by the coding sequence ATGAGCGATCTGACGCTTAAACAGACTTACAACTACGCGCTGGTGCGCAAATTCACCGTCATGACCCTGGTTTGGGCCGTGGTGGGCATGCTGGTTGGCGTGTTCATTGCGGTGCAACTGGTCTTTCCCGACATGACCTACGGCATGGAGTGGCTGAGCTGGGGGCGTTTGCGTCCACTGCACACCAATGCGGTGATTTTCGGTTTTGGCGGTACGGCGCTGTTCGCGACCTCTTACTACATCGTGCAGCGCACTTGTCAGGTGCCGCTGTTCGCGCCCAAGCTGGCTGAGTTCACCTTCTGGGGATGGACGGCGGTCATCGTGCTGTGCGCCATCACCTATCCGCTGGGCATCACCAGCGGCAAGGAATACGCTGAACAGGAATGGCCGATCAGCCTGCTGATCGTCGTGACCTGGGTGGCGTATGCCGTGGTGTTTTTCGGCACCATCATGAAGCGGAAGACGCCGCACATCTATGTGGCGAACTGGTTCTTCGGCGCCTACATCATCACCATTGCGCTGCTCTACATCGTCAACAACATCAAGCTGCCCATCAGCCTGCTGTCGTGGAAGAGCTACTCGGTGTACGGCGGCGCGCAGGACGCGATGATCCAGTGGTGGTACGGCCACAACGCCGTGGGCTTCTTCCTCACCACCTCCTTCCTGGGCATGATGTACTACTTCATCCCCAAGCAGGCCGAGCGCCCGATCTATTCGTACCGCCTGTCCATCGTGCACTTTTGGGCGCTGATCTTCACTTATATGTGGGCCGGCCCGCACCACCTGCTGTACACCGCGCTGCCCGACTGGACGCAGTCGCTGGGGATGGTGTTCTCGCTCATCCTGCTGGCGCCGAGCTGGGGTGGCATGATCAACGGCATGATGACTCTGTCGGGCGCCTGGTACAAGCTGCGCGAAGATCCCATCCTCAAGTTCCTGATCACCGCGCTGTCGTTCTACGGCATGTCCACCTTCGAAGGGCCGATGCTCTCCGTCAAGACGGTGAGCGCGCTGGGTCACTACACCGACTGGATCATCGGCCATGTGCATTCCGGCGCCATGGGCTGGGTGGGCATGATCACCATGGGCAGCCTGTACTACCTGATTCCGCGCCTGTGGGGCCAGACTCAGATGTGGAGCAAGCGCCTCATCGAAGTCCACTTCTGGACGGCGACCATCGGCGTGGTGCTCTACATCGCCTCGCTGTGGGTGGCTGGTGTGACCGAAGGGCTGATGTGGCGCGCCATGCAGGCTGATGGTTCGCTGACCTACAGCTTCATCGAGAGCGTCAAGGCGGTCATTCCCCTCTACGTCATTCGCGCCATCGGCGGCTCGATCTATCTCTTCGGCATGTGCCTGATGGTCTACAACGCCTATCGAACCATCCGCCAGGGCAAGCCCGTCGACGCGCCGGTGCCCGCACTGAGCGTGGCCCACGCCTGA
- a CDS encoding helix-turn-helix domain-containing protein — MKSTPTPTATQMEKPHPCDVCFQSKFCLPIALQPSEMGRIRDVIQATVRVQKGEALFSTGQAMTKVYSVHAGSFKSYVTSPDGREQIVGFHIPGELMGLEGLGQHTYFTDTVALEDSEACEIDLRALETTTRDLPSLQHQLHCIVGGKLVRAQQDQFSLGSMHADERLARFLLDLSERFKARGLSPDEFVLRMSREEIGSYLGLKLETVSRLMSKFHSAGLIHVAQRQIRITDRRALAELLMPQT, encoded by the coding sequence ATGAAATCGACCCCGACCCCCACCGCCACGCAGATGGAAAAACCCCATCCTTGCGATGTGTGCTTTCAAAGTAAGTTCTGCCTACCGATTGCGCTGCAGCCGTCGGAAATGGGGCGTATCCGAGACGTGATTCAGGCAACCGTGCGGGTGCAGAAGGGCGAAGCGCTTTTCAGCACCGGCCAAGCCATGACCAAGGTGTATTCGGTGCATGCAGGATCTTTCAAATCGTATGTCACCAGCCCCGACGGACGCGAGCAGATTGTCGGTTTCCACATTCCCGGTGAGTTGATGGGCCTGGAGGGTCTTGGGCAGCACACCTATTTCACCGACACGGTCGCGCTCGAAGATAGCGAGGCCTGCGAAATCGATCTGCGTGCGCTGGAAACCACCACGCGCGACCTGCCCTCGCTGCAGCATCAGCTGCATTGCATCGTCGGCGGCAAGTTGGTGCGGGCGCAGCAAGATCAGTTTTCTCTGGGCAGCATGCATGCAGATGAGCGGCTGGCCCGCTTTTTGCTCGACTTGTCCGAACGCTTCAAGGCCCGTGGCCTGTCGCCCGATGAATTCGTCTTGCGCATGAGCCGCGAAGAGATTGGCAGTTATCTCGGCTTGAAACTGGAGACGGTCAGCCGTCTGATGTCCAAGTTTCACTCCGCGGGGTTGATTCATGTGGCGCAGCGCCAGATCCGCATCACGGATCGCCGCGCCCTCGCTGAATTGTTGATGCCGCAAACCTGA
- the ccoP gene encoding cytochrome-c oxidase, cbb3-type subunit III has product MNQFYSPGWAFWIGGVTIVSIVALFLFLRGTARQTVFRDKAGNPIATTGHVWDGDLQEFNNPLPRWWMGLFILTLIFAVIYLSLYGGLAFYKGILGYSSDKMYQQESAAFDARIEPLYAAYMKTPIPELAANPTAMATGQRMFLTYCSQCHGSDAGGTKGFPNLTVHNANAWLYGNSPEVLVETLTNGRLGMMPPMEAAVGGKPGVLAVANYVRSLSGMKHDAQLAAQGKPLFATACAACHGADGTGNKALGAPDLADPKRQWLFGSSIETISHTIEKGRAGQMPAQKDFLSPEKIHLLAAYVYSISHGAQAAK; this is encoded by the coding sequence ATGAACCAGTTCTATTCCCCCGGGTGGGCCTTCTGGATCGGCGGCGTCACCATTGTTTCCATCGTTGCCCTGTTCCTTTTTCTGCGCGGTACAGCACGGCAAACCGTGTTTCGCGACAAGGCGGGCAATCCCATCGCTACGACCGGCCATGTCTGGGACGGTGATCTGCAGGAGTTCAACAACCCCTTGCCGCGCTGGTGGATGGGGCTGTTCATCCTGACACTGATTTTTGCAGTGATCTACCTGTCGCTCTACGGCGGCCTGGCGTTTTACAAGGGCATCCTCGGGTATTCCAGCGACAAGATGTACCAGCAGGAATCGGCCGCGTTCGATGCGCGCATTGAGCCCCTGTATGCGGCCTACATGAAAACGCCGATTCCCGAACTCGCCGCCAACCCCACGGCCATGGCCACTGGTCAGCGCATGTTTCTGACCTATTGCTCCCAGTGTCATGGATCAGACGCGGGGGGCACCAAGGGCTTTCCCAACTTGACCGTCCACAACGCCAATGCCTGGCTGTACGGCAACAGCCCCGAGGTTTTGGTGGAAACCCTTACCAACGGCCGCTTGGGCATGATGCCGCCGATGGAGGCCGCGGTTGGCGGCAAACCCGGCGTGCTCGCCGTGGCTAATTATGTGCGCAGCCTCAGCGGCATGAAGCACGATGCCCAACTGGCGGCTCAGGGCAAGCCCTTGTTCGCCACGGCCTGCGCGGCTTGCCACGGCGCCGACGGCACGGGCAACAAGGCTCTGGGCGCCCCCGATCTGGCCGACCCCAAGCGGCAGTGGCTGTTCGGGTCGAGCATCGAAACCATTTCGCACACCATTGAGAAGGGTCGTGCCGGCCAGATGCCTGCGCAGAAAGACTTTCTCTCGCCCGAAAAGATTCACTTACTTGCGGCCTACGTTTACAGCATCAGTCATGGTGCGCAAGCGGCGAAGTAA
- a CDS encoding sulfite exporter TauE/SafE family protein, whose protein sequence is MNTTIPLTLLLMGLTGGLHCAAMCGGLVVASERASTEHVLLPARQLFQNQLQLQGARVLSYTILGGIAGLIGAGVWAASARPVQLSLFTLGNLVLVAVGLWMTLQQVLSPRWLAWKLKWLGGSWVGRGLTRLTQPLLSRLLPFNTFPKRLGAGLLWGLLPCGLVYSALSLAFLSATAWEGALAMLAFGLGTLPHMLFAGHTLRWVSQRTNQRWFHLAAGTLLLLFAAYGFWKLFHAGSELPMGGCA, encoded by the coding sequence ATGAATACAACCATTCCACTGACCCTGTTGTTGATGGGCCTCACAGGCGGGCTGCACTGCGCCGCCATGTGCGGGGGACTGGTGGTGGCCTCCGAGCGCGCATCCACAGAACATGTGCTCCTTCCGGCGCGTCAGTTGTTTCAAAATCAACTGCAATTACAGGGCGCACGGGTGTTGTCCTACACCATTTTGGGGGGAATCGCCGGTTTGATCGGGGCTGGGGTGTGGGCCGCCAGCGCGCGGCCAGTGCAACTGAGCCTTTTTACCCTTGGCAACCTGGTGCTCGTTGCGGTGGGCCTATGGATGACTCTGCAACAGGTGCTTTCACCGCGCTGGCTGGCCTGGAAGCTGAAGTGGCTCGGCGGCAGTTGGGTTGGGCGCGGATTGACCCGGTTGACTCAGCCCTTGCTATCGCGGCTGTTGCCCTTCAACACCTTTCCAAAACGGCTGGGCGCCGGGCTACTCTGGGGTTTGCTGCCTTGTGGACTGGTGTATTCCGCGCTTTCTCTGGCGTTTCTCAGCGCCACGGCATGGGAGGGCGCGCTGGCCATGCTGGCCTTCGGCCTGGGCACTCTGCCGCATATGCTCTTTGCCGGTCACACGCTGCGTTGGGTAAGTCAGCGCACCAATCAGCGCTGGTTTCACCTGGCTGCCGGTACGTTGCTCTTGCTGTTTGCCGCCTATGGCTTCTGGAAACTGTTCCATGCGGGCAGCGAATTGCCGATGGGCGGCTGCGCCTGA
- a CDS encoding NUDIX hydrolase, with product MHNPPIRHCTACGSPVIYRVPEGDSRPRAVCPACGHIQYENPRNIVGVIPAWGQQVLLCKRAIEPRYGLWTLPAGFMEIGESTEVGALRETREEAGAEVALKGLYAVINVLPANQVYFFYRGQLTQPQWQAGEESLDVQLFHEADIPWEQIAFRSVAQTLQRYFADLRAGHFQIHTFDIA from the coding sequence ATGCACAATCCTCCCATACGCCATTGCACCGCCTGCGGCTCCCCGGTGATCTACCGCGTGCCTGAAGGCGATTCCCGTCCGCGCGCGGTTTGCCCGGCCTGCGGGCACATCCAGTACGAAAATCCGCGCAACATCGTCGGCGTCATACCGGCCTGGGGGCAACAGGTTTTGTTGTGCAAGCGGGCGATCGAGCCGCGCTATGGTTTGTGGACCTTGCCCGCGGGTTTTATGGAAATTGGCGAAAGCACCGAAGTGGGCGCCCTTCGGGAGACCCGTGAAGAAGCCGGTGCCGAAGTGGCGTTGAAGGGTCTTTACGCGGTCATCAACGTGCTGCCCGCGAATCAGGTCTATTTCTTTTACCGGGGGCAACTCACCCAGCCCCAATGGCAAGCGGGGGAAGAAAGTCTCGATGTCCAGCTTTTTCACGAAGCGGACATTCCCTGGGAGCAGATCGCCTTTCGCAGCGTGGCGCAAACATTGCAGCGCTACTTCGCAGACCTGCGCGCCGGGCACTTCCAAATCCACACCTTCGACATCGCCTAA
- a CDS encoding CcoQ/FixQ family Cbb3-type cytochrome c oxidase assembly chaperone yields MSFGSIVLVLSMVVFAGIVWWAFSPRFKKTHEKDGMIPFLDSKNHPPESFDKGDESKTSDKTKS; encoded by the coding sequence ATGTCCTTCGGCTCGATCGTTCTCGTTCTCTCCATGGTGGTCTTCGCCGGCATCGTGTGGTGGGCGTTTTCGCCCCGGTTCAAAAAGACGCATGAAAAGGACGGAATGATCCCTTTCCTCGATTCCAAGAATCACCCGCCCGAGTCTTTCGACAAGGGCGATGAGTCCAAGACCTCCGACAAGACCAAATCATGA
- the ccoG gene encoding cytochrome c oxidase accessory protein CcoG produces MNAKAPEPSDDDISASEEWLYEVRKKIYSRSVTGWFNNWRVFMVVFTQALFYGLPWLQWDGRQAVLLDLSTRKFYFFGMILWPQDVIFLALLLIISAYGLFLFTAIAGRLFCGYACPQTVYTEIFMWIERKVEGDRLARIRLDGSDWNARKISKKALKHGLWIAVALWTGFTFVGYFTPILTLAGQVISANLGPWQTFWILFYGFATYGNAGFMREQVCKYMCPYARFQSVMIDKDTLIVTYDTERGEPRGKRGKHVDPRAQGKGDCVDCSICVQVCPTGIDIRDGLQYMCIGCGACVDACDQVMDKVGYPRGLIRYSSENAMKNKWSKRQQWAHLLRPRILIYSALLLIMVGLFVGGLATRDPLKMNVMRDRGVLSREIPGGLVENVYQIQLMNTTEKARKIRVEVKGLEGVAVHDRNTYELPASTNILEPLEVTIPVDNAKKGVYKIEIIATSEGEKPISASSKTTFIVP; encoded by the coding sequence ATGAACGCCAAGGCGCCAGAACCCAGCGACGACGATATTTCAGCCTCTGAAGAGTGGCTGTACGAGGTTCGCAAAAAAATCTACTCCCGCTCCGTCACCGGTTGGTTCAATAACTGGCGGGTGTTCATGGTGGTGTTCACCCAGGCGCTGTTCTACGGCTTGCCCTGGTTGCAGTGGGATGGCCGTCAGGCCGTGCTGCTCGATCTGTCCACCCGGAAGTTCTACTTCTTCGGCATGATTCTGTGGCCGCAGGACGTGATCTTCCTCGCTCTGCTGCTGATCATCTCGGCCTACGGTTTGTTTTTGTTCACGGCCATCGCTGGGCGACTGTTTTGCGGCTATGCCTGCCCGCAAACGGTGTACACCGAAATTTTCATGTGGATCGAGCGCAAGGTCGAGGGCGACCGACTGGCACGCATCCGCCTCGACGGCTCCGATTGGAATGCCCGCAAGATCAGCAAGAAAGCGCTCAAACACGGGTTGTGGATTGCAGTGGCCTTGTGGACGGGCTTCACCTTCGTGGGCTACTTCACGCCCATTCTGACCTTGGCCGGTCAGGTCATCAGCGCAAACCTAGGCCCCTGGCAGACGTTCTGGATTTTGTTCTACGGCTTCGCCACCTATGGCAACGCCGGGTTCATGCGCGAGCAGGTCTGCAAGTACATGTGCCCTTATGCCCGCTTTCAGTCGGTGATGATCGACAAGGACACGCTCATCGTCACCTACGACACCGAACGGGGCGAGCCGCGCGGCAAACGGGGCAAACATGTCGACCCGCGCGCGCAAGGCAAGGGCGATTGCGTGGACTGCAGCATCTGCGTGCAAGTCTGCCCGACGGGCATCGATATCCGCGATGGCCTGCAGTACATGTGCATCGGCTGCGGCGCCTGTGTCGATGCCTGCGATCAGGTCATGGACAAGGTGGGTTATCCGCGCGGGCTGATTCGCTACTCCAGCGAAAACGCCATGAAGAACAAGTGGAGCAAGCGCCAGCAATGGGCGCATCTGCTGCGACCACGCATTCTTATTTACTCGGCATTGCTGCTCATCATGGTGGGGCTGTTCGTCGGCGGGCTGGCCACGCGCGACCCCTTGAAGATGAATGTGATGCGTGATCGCGGCGTGCTGTCGCGCGAAATTCCCGGTGGTCTGGTCGAGAACGTCTATCAGATCCAGCTGATGAACACCACGGAAAAGGCGCGAAAGATTCGCGTCGAGGTCAAGGGCCTGGAGGGCGTGGCGGTGCATGATCGAAATACCTACGAGTTGCCCGCATCGACCAATATTCTCGAGCCGCTGGAAGTGACTATTCCAGTCGACAACGCGAAGAAGGGCGTTTACAAAATCGAGATCATTGCCACATCGGAAGGCGAAAAGCCGATCTCTGCGTCGAGCAAGACCACCTTCATCGTCCCTTGA
- the ccoO gene encoding cytochrome-c oxidase, cbb3-type subunit II, translating into MATFNHETIEKNVGLMIVLVAIVVSIAGLVQLVPLFFDKSTTQPIPGVKPYTALQLEGRDVYLAEGCYLCHSQMIRPLRAEVERYGHYSVAGESVYDHPFQWGSKRTGPDLARVGGKYSDEWQRLHLRQPRDLVPESIMPAYTWLQHQPAEANQIQAKMRAMKTLGVPYTEAEIAAAPQELEGKTKEDALIAYLQGLGTALSNYKSKANYINY; encoded by the coding sequence ATGGCAACTTTTAATCACGAGACCATCGAGAAGAACGTGGGTCTGATGATCGTGCTGGTGGCGATCGTCGTCAGCATCGCCGGGCTGGTTCAGCTCGTGCCCCTGTTTTTCGACAAGAGCACGACCCAGCCCATTCCCGGCGTCAAGCCCTACACCGCCTTGCAGCTCGAAGGTCGCGATGTGTATCTGGCCGAGGGCTGCTACCTCTGTCACTCACAGATGATCCGCCCGCTGCGCGCCGAGGTCGAGCGCTATGGCCACTACTCGGTGGCGGGTGAGTCGGTTTACGACCATCCCTTCCAGTGGGGCAGCAAGCGTACCGGCCCCGATCTGGCCCGCGTCGGCGGCAAGTATTCCGACGAGTGGCAGCGCCTGCATCTGCGTCAACCGCGCGATCTTGTGCCCGAAAGCATCATGCCGGCCTACACCTGGCTGCAGCACCAGCCTGCCGAGGCCAATCAGATCCAGGCCAAGATGCGCGCCATGAAAACTCTGGGCGTGCCTTACACCGAAGCCGAGATCGCTGCGGCGCCGCAAGAGCTCGAAGGCAAGACCAAGGAAGACGCGCTGATCGCCTACCTGCAGGGTTTGGGCACGGCGCTGAGCAACTACAAGTCCAAGGCCAACTACATCAACTACTGA
- a CDS encoding type II toxin-antitoxin system HicB family antitoxin — protein sequence MSADHYTYRVTWSPEDGEHVGLCAEFPSLSWLAGTPDAALKGIRRIVAQCVEDMRQSGEDIPQPLAEKHYSGQFRVRIPPEVHRSLATQAAEQGVSLNRLASAKLAA from the coding sequence ATGAGCGCTGATCACTACACCTATCGCGTCACCTGGTCGCCGGAAGATGGCGAGCATGTGGGCCTATGCGCGGAATTCCCCTCGCTGTCCTGGCTGGCTGGCACGCCTGATGCCGCCCTCAAGGGTATTCGACGGATCGTCGCGCAATGTGTCGAAGACATGCGCCAATCCGGGGAGGACATTCCGCAGCCCTTGGCCGAGAAGCACTACAGCGGCCAGTTCCGTGTACGCATCCCGCCGGAAGTCCATCGCTCTCTTGCAACCCAGGCCGCAGAGCAGGGGGTGAGCCTGAACCGGCTGGCCAGCGCGAAGCTGGCTGCTTGA
- a CDS encoding tyrosine-type recombinase/integrase: protein MKVDAETWAREVEREYQRGNIAALRNDAGRVTIGEVADRYLSEVVPLKRDHSAGTHTRMAKSRFGAFFLGSVRSVDVAAWRDELLRSGYSPQSVIHQLNALSALFGHVEKEMSIALPAGNPVKAIRKPAQPKARDRRLRAGELDYLLAAAAMSRAVGVKEVLLLAVETSMRMGELFSLRWEYIKINPGKGKKSTTGTAHLLDTKNGESRTVALSSAAVEALHALPRRIDGKVFSWKPNHENGSFEKVWQRTLDRARKLG, encoded by the coding sequence TTGAAGGTCGATGCAGAAACCTGGGCGCGTGAAGTCGAGCGCGAATACCAGCGCGGCAACATCGCCGCCCTGCGCAATGACGCTGGACGCGTGACGATCGGCGAAGTCGCAGACAGATATCTCTCCGAGGTGGTGCCGCTCAAACGTGATCATTCCGCTGGCACGCATACCCGCATGGCAAAGTCCCGGTTCGGCGCTTTTTTCCTGGGATCTGTGCGTTCAGTTGATGTCGCTGCCTGGCGTGATGAACTGCTTCGATCAGGCTACTCGCCGCAATCCGTGATTCACCAGCTCAACGCACTGTCCGCACTATTCGGCCATGTAGAAAAGGAAATGAGCATCGCCCTGCCCGCAGGCAACCCAGTCAAGGCCATACGCAAGCCTGCGCAGCCCAAGGCTCGCGACCGTCGGCTGAGAGCTGGGGAACTGGACTACCTGCTGGCGGCCGCAGCCATGTCACGCGCTGTGGGCGTAAAAGAGGTTCTGTTGCTCGCCGTGGAAACCAGCATGCGCATGGGTGAGCTGTTTTCCTTGCGCTGGGAATACATCAAGATCAATCCTGGGAAGGGGAAGAAATCGACAACAGGCACAGCCCATCTGTTGGACACCAAGAACGGTGAGAGCCGCACCGTGGCGCTCTCCAGCGCCGCAGTGGAAGCTTTGCATGCTCTGCCTCGCCGAATCGACGGCAAGGTGTTTTCGTGGAAGCCCAACCATGAAAACGGCAGCTTTGAAAAGGTTTGGCAACGCACGCTGGACCGCGCGCGCAAGCTGGGATGA